The following are from one region of the Amia ocellicauda isolate fAmiCal2 chromosome 1, fAmiCal2.hap1, whole genome shotgun sequence genome:
- the mfsd2b gene encoding major facilitator superfamily domain-containing protein 2B: MAKGQGVSECSSDKLIKHTDTQFGKDTHELHQDNRLSLCSKLCFAIGGAPNQVAGSATAFFLQIYLLDVARINPFQASLVLFIGKAWGAITDPVVGFFISKSKWTRIGRLMPWMVGCTPFVVVSYFYLWYVPPFSTGRFVWYLGFYCLYQTLITCFHVPYSALTMFLSTDQKERDSATAYRMTMEVLGTLIGAAIQGQIVASAHTSKHCPLYNASTNRPGNSSHPSQSEQATSNPALTQDFLSHAKEVYMIAAGVIGALFLLCTVVLFLGVKERDDPYALKSDKPIPFCKGFRLVMKHEPYLKLTAAFLFISVAIQLVQSNFVLFCTYAVDLRDHFQNIVLTILMSAVVSIPLWQWFLQRFGKKTAAYCGISWIIPFTIMLVCIPNLIVAYVVAVSSGLSVAASLLLPWSMLPDVVDDFRLQNPHSKGHEAIFYSFYVFFTKFAAGISLGVSTLCLEFAGYNTGACRQPPLVAYTLKLLIGAAPVAFIAIGLMILLLYPITEEVRLKNMMALEELRQHGLSSGSQVNELINSP, translated from the exons ATGGCTAAAGGAcagggagtgagtgagtgctCATCTGACAAACTGATcaaacacaccgacacacaatTCGGCAAAGACACACATGAG CTTCACCAGGACAACAGACTCTCTCTGTGTAGTAAACTATGCTTTGCCATCGGAGGCGCTCCCAACCAGGTAGCAGGAAGTGCTACAGCGTTTTTCCTGCAGATCTATCTACTTGATGTTGCCCGA ATTAATCCATTCCAGGCTTCACTAGTGCTGTTCATTGGAAAGGCATGGGGAGCAATAACAGATCCTGTCGTCGGCTTCTTTATCAGCAAAAGCAAATGGACCAGGATTGGGAGGCTTATGCCTTG GATGGTGGGCTGCACTCCTTTCGTGGTGGTGTCCTATTTCTACCTGTGGTACGTTCCGCCCTTCTCTACAGGAAGATTCGTATGGTATCTGGGATTCTACTGTCTTTACCAGACCCTTATCACA TGCTTCCATGTGCCTTACTCAGCCCTCACCATGTTCCTCAGCACGGACCAGAAGGAGAGAGACTCAGCCACTGCCTACA GAATGACCATGGAGGTTCTGGGGACACTAATTGGAGCTGCCATCCAAGGGCAAATAGTGGCAAGTGCCCACACCTCCAAACACTGCCCACTGTACAATGCCTCTACAAACCGGCCTGGCAACAGCAGTCACCCATCCCAGAGTGAGCAAGCCACCAGCAACCCTGCCCTCACCCAGGACTTCCTTTCACATGCT AAAGAAGTGTATATGATCGCAGCAGGTGTGATCGGAGCCCTCTTCCTGCTGTGTACAGTGGTGCTGTTCCTCGGAGTGAAGGAGAGAGACG ATCCCTATGCACTGAAGTCAGACAAGCCAATTCCATTTTGTAAAGGATTCAGACTGGTAATGAAGCACGAACCATACCTTAAACTGACAGCAGCATTCCTCTTCATATCTGTGGCTATCCAG CTAGTGCAGAGCAACTTTGTCCTGTTTTGTACGTACGCTGTGGATCTCCGTGATCACTTTCAGAATATTGTGTTGACAATTCTG ATGTCTGCAGTTGTGAGTATCCCATTATGGCAGTGGTTCCTGCAGAGGTTTGGCAAGAAGACAGCAGCATACTGTGGCATTTCA TGGATAATTCCATTCACCATCATGCTCGTCTGCATTCCCAATCTGATCGTGGCCTACGTGGTCGCTGTCTCATCTGGACTCAGCGTGGCGGCCTCTCTCCTGTTGCCATG GTCCATGCTGCCTGATGTCGTGGATGACTTCAGATTGCAGAACCCCCACTCCAAGGGCCATGAGGCGATCTTCTATTCCTTTTATGTGTTCTTCACCAAGTTCGCTGCAGGGATTTCATTAGGAGTTTCTACACTTTGTCTTGA ATTTGCCGGCTACAACACCGGAGCTTGCAGGCAGCCCCCCCTGGTGGCCTACACACTGAAACTGCTGATTGGAGCAGCACCTGTGGCTTTCATTGCCATTGGATTGATGATCCTGCTCCTGTACCCAATCACAGAGGAGGTCAGGCTGAAGAATATGATGGCCCTGGAGGAGCTCAG ACAACATGGCCTCAGCTCAGGAAGTCAAGTAAACGAATTGATAAACAGTCCATAA